Genomic window (Penaeus monodon isolate SGIC_2016 unplaced genomic scaffold, NSTDA_Pmon_1 PmonScaffold_11197, whole genome shotgun sequence):
GGACCCACCCATTAAATCCTCATTGGTACGGCCAACTCACCTTAACCTCTCATCCATTCGCTTCACAAACCCCATGTGTTCCTCGCGCGCCACAGTCAATCGTCCTTATGTCACTGCAGTGCATAATTCATACAAGAAAGGTTTCAATATCTAATCACCAACATGATTAACAGTAGCACTACATTTATTAAtcctctttctcaatttcttcGGGGAGACGATCGGGCATGTATCGGGCGTAGTTCGCACACCTAGCGGTTTTAAATCAGGTGCGCTTCTCAGGTTGACTCTATTCTCGATCCTTTCCGTCCCATCTCCGTCACTTATTCTGATTCTATATAAGCCTACCTTCGGGTCTAGAACTTCTATCACTTCCCATCTATCATCCTGCCATCTGTTTTGTATTTTGCATCTACCAATCTTAACATTATTCCTCAACAAGACTTCCTGCCCGACGTCCCACTTAGGTATTCTCGCTCGTTTGTTACGCATTTTCCTCGTCTGTGTCCTCCTTTTGAATTCTACTTCTTTAGCTAAACTCCACAGCGTTTCTTGTATTTCTCCTAACTCGCCCATCCATTCGTCTACTGTGTTTTCCTTCGAACTCACGTCTCTCGGGTCTCTTGGCAGTTTAGGCTCTCTACCAAACAATAGATGGAAAGGAGAATATCCCGTGGAAGCGTGAGGGGTTGTGTTATACATTGACACAAGGCCAGACACATATTCAGGCCACTTCTTTTTAGCTCTCTCATCTAAGGTGACTAGAAGGTCATGCAGAGTCCGATTGAAGCGTTCACAGACACCATTCCCTTGAGGGTGATACGCCGTAGTTCTAATCTTCTCAATTCCATAATACTGACACAATTGTTGGATTACTGAACTGCAAAAGTTTCTACCCCGATCTGAGAGAAGTCTCTCTGGAGACCCGAACTTATCAAATATGTTGTCTTTTAGAAGTTTAGCTACGGTACTCGCCTTCTGGTCTTTCGTCGGGAATGCAAAGCTGTACCGTGTAAATACATCAGTCACCACGAGGACATTTTCTACGCCCATTCTTTTGTCTAGCAATGTGAAGTCCATGGCAAGTAATTCCCATGGTTTGCTAGCTTCAACCGTCCCCATGAATGTCCGCGCCTTCGGAAATTCATCTTTACCTACTCTACATTTTTCCCATCTGGAGATATATTCTCCGACTGACGATGCCATCCCCGGCCAAAACCCTCTAGCTACTAAAGCTAGAGGGTTTTTACTAAAGCTAGGCTGCGATTCCTCCCTTGATGCCCAAAATGGTCATGACACGCCTGCATCAACCTCAGTTGTAATTTCGGGGGAAGGACTGGCGTAACCCGCCACGTATTGATGCCTGTATTCAACTGATGGTAAATCGCATCATCCCGTAACACCAAATTCGCCCGTGTGCGATAAAGTTTCCTAAAGTCTTCGTTAATTagccatttttctttcctctcgtctgTTAATTCTCCCCTTAGTAGCTTTTTTATCCCTTCAAAACAAACCATTTCCCCTTGTAGGTCTTCTAGTTCCCTTCGTGACCATAGTTCTGTCGTCATCACGTCTCTCCTAGCGGACATCACCGTATATACTTCGTCGCTGTCGCTACCCTCAGTTTCTTGCGGTAATCTTGAGAGTTCGTCTGCTATAGTATTATCTCTCCCAGCTTTGTATTTGATCGTAAAGTTAAACTGTTGGAGATCGTTACACCATCTGCTTTCTATTGCTCCCAACTTGGCAGTTTCTAAATGACTGAGGGGTGAATTGTCTGTGTACACAGTAAAATGCCTTCCTGCTAAATAGTTATAGAATTTATCGGCCACAGCCCATTTGAGTGCAAGTAACTCTAATTTTCGGGAGCTGTAGTTAGCCATATTTCTCTCTGACCGGCGTAGTCCCCTACTTGCATAGCAAACAGGATGAACCTTCCCATTTTCATCTCTTTGTGAAAGTACAGCTCCTAAACCTTGGAAACTTGCGTCTGTCTCTAATATGAATTCTTTTTCAAAGTTAGGACACTGAAGCACTGGAGCTGTAGTGACGAGCACCTTCAATTTATCAAAAGACTCCTGGCATTCAGAGTTCCATTCATCTGTAACTGACCGACGCGCATCTCCCGACATTAGTCGGTGGAGGGGAGCCGCTATTTGGGCAAAGTGCTTGCAAAATCTCCTATAAAAAGAGCAGAACCCAACGAACGCACGCACATCCTTGACTGTTTTAGGGACGGGCCATCCTGTTACTACTTCTATTTTACTCGGATCTGGGGCTATTCCCTCTTCAGACACTCGATAACCGAGATAAGACACGCTAGTTGCAAAAATCGTGCATTTCTTTGGTTTAAATTTGAGTCCATACTTTCGCATACGACCAAATAACTCTTTAAGCCTAGACACGTGTTCTTCGACGGTACGGCTAAACACAAGGACGTCGTCAAGATATACTATTAAAGTGGAAAATATCCTATCCCCAAGTATCTGTTCCATATAACGCTGGAAAGTACTTTGGCTATTTGATAAGCCCATAGGGAGGCGATTATACTCAAAATAGCCAAACGGCGTACTAAATGCAGTTTTTTGTCGGTCACGTGGATGAACGTCTATCTGGTGATAACCAGCAGCAAGATCAAACGTGGAAAAATATTTTGCTCCCGATAATGCTTCTACCGATTCATCAATACGAGGGATTGGGAAAGCGTCGCGTATCGTCACTTTATTTAGTTTTCGGTAGTCTATGCATAATCTTAgacttttatcctttttccttacTATAACAATGGCAGCCGCATATGGACTGGAACTGGGGGAGATTACACCTTGCGCGAGCAACTCGTCTATGTGTTTTTTCACTTCGGGCATCTGATTAGGTGGAATACGCCGGTAAGGAACTCTTATTGGTTGGTCAGTGGTCAGGGGAACTATATGCTGAATACCCGTCGCTCTCCCAATAGGTGAATGTTCGTCTGCAAAGATATCCTTATACTCTTCTAGCAATTCTCTTAGTTGATTTATCTGCTCGGCATTTAAATTTCCCTCGCAGACATCCACTGATTGCGACTCATCCTGCTCTACCgccctcgtttctttctctctagttATTTCGACTTCTATACCATCTGACACCTTCCCAATCCTCCATTTCCTACGTAGTTTGCAAGCTTTATCCGATAAGTTACCTACAAGGGCGTAACTTCCACCATGTTTTACCGTAACAACTGTGGGAAGTACAACTATGCCCTCTGGCACCCACCCTTCTTCCGAGCCAATAAGGGGTTCAATCACAGCTTCTTGTATTTTTGATTGCCGTAATGACGGAATCCAAACCGGTATCAGCCTCGTACTTCGGGGAGGGATGATCGGTATTTGAGCTTTCCCGGTGAGGACAAACCCCCAggtttcttctttgtttgtcttaCATGCATTTCTGACCTCTTCTTTGCATTCTCGTCTCCCACAGTCTTTCACCACGCTTCGGCTTAACCTATACATTTCTGGCCATACCCCAGCTACTTCAGCCAAAACATTCATCCCCAAGAGACAACTGTATGTTTGTCCCACTTCGTCACAGACTATTATCCCCACATTCGTTATCTTAGTTCCACATATTGTTATGTCTACTGCTATACACCCTCGACATGATATTAGCCGCCCCCCTACAGGCCTAATCTTCACCTTTGTGGGATGTAGTTGAACTCCTTTTGTTTAAAGTAGTTATTATATACCTCTAAGCTAATAAGCGAAACTTCTGACCCTGTATCACACACGCTCATCACATCTACTCCTCCTATTTCAACTAATAGTTTCGGGCTATCTGAGTGTATCTTCactcttcttgtctcttctttatCTGTCAAAAGTAAATGAACTTCTCCGCCTTCTATCTTACCGCGTTTATAAGGCTCCTGTGGGTGGCGGTCTACATCTCCGCAGGGCCTTCTGAGTTTCCCGCTCGCgatttataattgttgttggcCTGACTTTCTGTCCCAGACGACCGCCAATTCCTTTCATTACTTCTACTTCTTTTAAGATGGTATCCTTCATTCGAGCACCACCGAGATACATGACCCTTCTCTCCACAGTTATAACACCTCATCCTCTCATCcttattttcttcgtctctttctcttatctctctactcCGAGTAAAACACTTCCACTCTTGTTCTTTTGTCGCAATCCATTCTACCCACTGCTCAAGGCTATCTTCTGGTCTTTCATCTATCCTATTTTTTAGTTTCATTCCAAGTACCGGTTTCTCTAGATTCCTAGCCATGCATTCCCCAATCAATTTTTCATCGATTCGGTTTCCTTGATGTTGAAACTCATCACCGATCTCCAATATTGCATCCAAAAATGCCCACACGGTTTCGTCGTTCTTTTGTTTCCTCGCGGCCATTCGTTCATACATTTCCCAAACTGAGGTTTTCTTCCCGTATACCTTCATCAATTCTCCAAATATCTCACTTACATTCCTCCACTCAATGCCGCAATTATAAAGTCTATCCGCCGCTGCCCCGTCAATGTGGTTCAAGACGTAACGTACCTTATCCTCGTCTTCGCCCGGCATCTGCGCTAAAATTCTCTCCGCTTTTCTAATCCAGCCTCGTACCATACCCTTCCCGTTAAAAATGTCTAATTTAGGGTCATTTTTGACCAAAAGAGGCTTTTTAATCTGTCTACAATGAGTTGTAACCAAATCTTCTAAGGCGCTCAATGTTCTATCCCACGCGTCACGATCACCACCGCCAGCTTCCATTCTACTTGAATTCGCACTCGGCATACCTCCCATGAAGCTAGCATTTCTAGCAATAGGGCTAGTGCATCCCCTTATAGACTTGCTAATTTTTATCTCCTTATACACGAAAAACGTAATCATTAGagtcaataaaataatgatcattccCAGTAATGCACAGACGTGTTCTTCAGATACCATCATGATCGTAGTCTTTTTACCCCGATTATTATTCTGGATATTTTTAGGGAACCACGCTCTGCTACCATTTGAGAGGGccaataatgattaatcattcacttgatatatttcagcctctctggatcttctatcccttcttttgcCAGAATAAGAATACGGGTAAAAGCAAACATCGACgatatttctaatttattaatcataggtAACATATAATTGATAACTTTATAAATCAAAACTATACAAACTATACAacctataaactatataaaaattcagCACGCTGCGGTATTGGCACGTAGATAATACACGAGGCGCccccaacacgcatacacaccagacacacaaatacGATATAATTACCATCCActcgaaataaagaaacaaacagataagAG
Coding sequences:
- the LOC119568861 gene encoding uncharacterized protein LOC119568861; translated protein: MMVSEEHVCALLGMIIILLTLMITFFVYKEIKISKSIRGCTSPIARNASFMGGMPSANSSRMEAGGGDRDAWDRTLSALEDLVTTHCRQIKKPLLVKNDPKLDIFNGKGMVRGWIRKAERILAQMPGEDEDKVRYVLNHIDGAAADRLYNCGIEWRNVSEIFGELMKVYGKKTSVWEMYERMAARKQKNDETVWAFLDAILEIGDEFQHQGNRIDEKLIGECMARNLEKPVLGMKLKNRIDERPEDSLEQWVEWIATKEQEWKCFTRSREIRERDEENKDERMRCYNCGEKGHVSRWCSNEGYHLKRSRSNERNWRSSGTESQANNNYKSRAGNSEGPAEM